The following proteins are encoded in a genomic region of Oncorhynchus kisutch isolate 150728-3 linkage group LG18, Okis_V2, whole genome shotgun sequence:
- the LOC109902242 gene encoding sucrase-isomaltase, intestinal encodes MEDKKDFTYDEVNFKGLPQFADYLHEKGQKYILILDPAIATSKRINGPYEAYDRGTQKNAWVTEADGKTPLVGEVGGEGGGGGGGGGDGDGDGDGDVHVHVSVGA; translated from the exons ATGGAAGATAAGAAGGACTTCACTTACGATGAAGTCAACTTCAAAGGCCTCCCTCAGTTCGCTGATTACCTGCACGAGAAGGGACAGAAATACATTCTTATATTG GACCCGGCAATAGCCACCAGTAAGAGGATCAACGGGCCGTATGAGGCCTATGACCGAGGAACACAGAAGAACGCTTGGGTCACTGAGGCTGATGGGAAAACACCTCTAgtgggagaggtaggtggggagggaggtggtggaggtggaggtggtggtgatggtgatggtgatggtgatggtgatgtgcatgtgcatgtgtctgtgggTGCTTga
- the LOC116354844 gene encoding sucrase-isomaltase, intestinal-like isoform X1: MGIGKFSGLEVTLTVLFLLVTTVAVALVALMATGEPAVIKDETTGTVVPECPVIPLGERVDCFPDAGASKLGCLQRGCCWSPLDERNAPWCFFSTNHGYSVVREERPNIYMIGGLSALLKRKVAPSLFGEDIEELAFHADLQTVNRLRFKISDAHKQRFEVPHEHIKPPATHPSGSFNYEVELTHNPFGFQVRRAATKKVL; this comes from the exons ATGGGGATTGGGAAGTTTTCAGGGTTGGAGGTGACTCTGACAGTCCTATTCCTGCTGGTGACAACAGTGGCTGTGGCTTTAGTTGCTCTAATGGCTACTGGGGAACCTGCAGTCATCAAAGACG AGACCACAGGCACCGTGGTTCCAGAATGTCCCGTTATTCCACTGGGGGAGAGAGTCGACTGTTTCCCTGACGCCGGTGCATCTAAG CTGGGGTGTCTGCAGCGAGGCTGTTGTTGGAGTCCATTGGACGAGAGAAACGCTCCATGGTGCTTCTTCTCCACCAATCACGGCTACTCTGTGGTGCGCGAGGAGAGACCCAACATCTACA TGATTGGAGGCTTGTCGGCCCTTCTGAAAAGGAAGGTTGCCCCCTCTCTGTTTGGTGAAGACATAGAGGAGCTGGCTTTCCATGCTGACTTGCAGACAGTGAACCGACTGAGATTcaag ATCTCAGATGCCCATAAGCAGCGATTTGAGGTTCCCCATGAGCACATCAAGCCCCCTGCCACCCATCCCTCTGGTTCCTTTAACTACGAGGTAGAGCTCACACACAACCCCTTCGGCTTCCAAGTACGCAGGGCGGCCACCAAGAAAGTCCTGTGA
- the LOC116354844 gene encoding sucrase-isomaltase, intestinal-like isoform X2, translating into MGIGKFSGLEVTLTVLFLLVTTVAVALVALMATGEPAVIKDETTGTVVPECPVIPLGERVDCFPDAGASKLGCLQRGCCWSPLDERNAPWCFFSTNHGYSVVREERPNIYSLSALLKRKVAPSLFGEDIEELAFHADLQTVNRLRFKISDAHKQRFEVPHEHIKPPATHPSGSFNYEVELTHNPFGFQVRRAATKKVL; encoded by the exons ATGGGGATTGGGAAGTTTTCAGGGTTGGAGGTGACTCTGACAGTCCTATTCCTGCTGGTGACAACAGTGGCTGTGGCTTTAGTTGCTCTAATGGCTACTGGGGAACCTGCAGTCATCAAAGACG AGACCACAGGCACCGTGGTTCCAGAATGTCCCGTTATTCCACTGGGGGAGAGAGTCGACTGTTTCCCTGACGCCGGTGCATCTAAG CTGGGGTGTCTGCAGCGAGGCTGTTGTTGGAGTCCATTGGACGAGAGAAACGCTCCATGGTGCTTCTTCTCCACCAATCACGGCTACTCTGTGGTGCGCGAGGAGAGACCCAACATCTACA GCTTGTCGGCCCTTCTGAAAAGGAAGGTTGCCCCCTCTCTGTTTGGTGAAGACATAGAGGAGCTGGCTTTCCATGCTGACTTGCAGACAGTGAACCGACTGAGATTcaag ATCTCAGATGCCCATAAGCAGCGATTTGAGGTTCCCCATGAGCACATCAAGCCCCCTGCCACCCATCCCTCTGGTTCCTTTAACTACGAGGTAGAGCTCACACACAACCCCTTCGGCTTCCAAGTACGCAGGGCGGCCACCAAGAAAGTCCTGTGA